One stretch of Diorhabda carinulata isolate Delta chromosome 5, icDioCari1.1, whole genome shotgun sequence DNA includes these proteins:
- the LOC130894550 gene encoding uncharacterized protein LOC130894550: MSSDYESVDSDVELAAIQTLVPAKSRNRCEKEYKRFEDWCSSKKVRDISEKILSAYFAGKAEKEKENIHRFLKEANDDQFLMMKVSLIVGVFDACRREEFIKLKIGDVVDDLTFITIKIPNTKTKIQEEFAITRGNIAETENAFLNQSILLGALQNK; the protein is encoded by the exons ATGAGTTCCGACTATGAAAGTGTGGATTCTGATGTAGAGCTTGCTGCAATACAAACCCTAGTACCCGCTAAATCCCGCAATAGATGCGAAAAAGAATATAAGCGATTCGAAGACTGGTGCAGTTCAAAAAAAGTCCGTGATATATCGGAGAAAATTTTATCAGCTTATTTTGCTGGGAAAGctgaaaaagaaaaggaaaatatacaCAGATTTTTGAAAGAAGCCAATGATGATCAATTCTTGATGATGAAG gtttccTTAATCGTGGGTGTGTTTGACGCCTGCCGAAGAGAagaatttataaagttaaaaattgGTGATGTAGTGGACGATTTAACGTTCATAACGATCAAAATACCGAAtactaaaactaaaattcaaGAAGAATTTGCTATTACTAGAGGAAACATCGCTG aaacgGAAAATGCTTTTCTCAACCAATCAATACTTTTGGGCgcattacaaaataaatag
- the LOC130893915 gene encoding uncharacterized protein LOC130893915, whose translation MEDSGIDSGDLNTESNSKPNGSDSSSASSSSKSIPRKTSATSRQLQRKLEARIEQAKRLHQDYASTTPALIPIQRLPIPGAKDQQPLVQWDTDDSEEDIVNFFPNARRESKVHQELTDTFSIEEMSISGDDEEEDLHLVPPRTVYKTFKCCLFPSCTII comes from the exons ATGGAAGACAGCGGCATCGACAGCGGGGATCTTAACACAGAATCGAATTCCAAACCCAAC ggTAGTGATAGTTCGAGTGCCAGTAGTAGCAGTAAATCAATTCCCAGAAAAACATCAGCTACTTCTCGACAATTACAAAGAAAACTAGAAGCTAGAATAGAACAAGCTAAGCGACTTCATCAAGATTACGCTTCTACTACTCCTGCATTGATTCCTATACAAAGGCTTCCCATACCTGGTGCCAAAGATCAACAACCTCTTGTACAATGGGACACTGATGATAG tGAAGAAGATATAGTTAATTTCTTCCCGAATGCTCGTAGAGAATCAAAAGTGCACCAGGAACTGACTGACACTTTTAGCATAGAAGAAATGAGCATATCAGGTGACGACGAAGAAGAAGACTTGCATTTAGTGCCACCAAGGACtgtttataaaacttttaaatgTTGTCTGTTTCCTTCATGTACCattatatga